A single window of Pogona vitticeps strain Pit_001003342236 chromosome 11, PviZW2.1, whole genome shotgun sequence DNA harbors:
- the RADX gene encoding RPA-related protein RADX isoform X3 — MDEEPRVVREPEEEEAARDKGGSSGPSGLVGNEGAAEFGGSPRARKGDTSEGGEVEAGAAEGASSTLGSEGEQGAPENGTPEEGAQIPGGSGPPELNSWIQRTFDEVLATSHLRLSLRDPPPVTVLLLERYLAETPISSPASKTPAGGPPCPTPASACSSYSYDVTLTDGIYQEKCHLAPELNRLVQKNALRCGLQVKVTQCSYIYNEKKLCYGFLCLEQLEILGPLQDLGVALQEWREYNKKPTTAPLKGRRQHYLPLWNNEDPYGDMWVQTPLPQEVCVDESKLISLFHLDMSWRTKTNFPPLLVRIMHKARLRYYGKPDTKLNVPYQAYFEVADRSGMMSMVLWNSLCPEWYKSMKIGTVLLLEQYAVKTSYPFKTQPAPGDLHLKRFCSIEITLNVRDPPTKITIIPENKVKADWKLPEVKYRFITRSELDSLPDGHSCDIIGLVQYVGRTERTRKRDHGDDFWIHRWVHVLDGTSDQPFILELFATSQPEIFEQIHPMTYLVCTQLRVIRDTAENGSSTVYLTTSNESQMFITGWHKGQPYTKDSKVKRFIQWIKTQKEASCQEKATMGGYYPFPPVPDTFLKYCKKIKVESILTTINEMEKEIESLHYREHKRIAFQGIISAIRYVSCSSTSQDASGGELTQMDRSELQTSVEENDPIKVRSRKYRQAREATSVQKSPSSVQQQHRETRRGHAKRKIADVETRSTPLIPSQRSHFTRSAGKKIFFCRLHNPLQENSCTRKESQDVEEAAQLHTSNKKTADVSERVQAERMCHNSWESDLWAAVKDNLTQHLNYSSIFPESFPSKFNYIHKEFLMQQCNLQAARCKPADRVMNGEVNNFENACPLEYYEVAILGINHDIAIDVAFLSMCCPEDSHLFRAGLPSCGALSHPSSNSDPQKSTGKEGHSEVFSLSDYTHWGSMAD; from the exons atgGACGAAGAGCCGAGAGTTGTGAGggagccagaggaggaggaggcggcccgAGACAAAGGGGGCTCGAGTGGCCCCTCGGGGCTCGTGGGAAATGAGGGGGCGGCAGAGTTCGGGGGGTCCCCAAGAGCCAGGAAAGGTGACACGAGTGAGGGGGGTGAGGTAGAGGCTGGGGCGGCCGAGGGGGCCTCGTCCACGTTGGGGAGTGAGGGTGAACAGGGCGCCCCAGAAAACGGGACCCCAGAGGAGGGGGCCCAGATCCCCGGTGGATCAGGCCCCCCCGAGCTGAACTCCTGGATCCAGAGGACGTTTGACGAAGTGCTCGCCACCTCCCACCTCAGGCTTTCCCTGAGGGACCCCCCGCCGGTGACGGTGCTGCTGCTGGAAAGATACTTGGCGGAGACCCCAATCTCCAGCCCAGCCTCCAAAACCCCAGCCGGTGGCCCTCCCTGCCCCACGCCGGCCTCGGCCTGCTCCTCCTACTCCTATGATGTGACCCTCACGGATGGCATTTACCAGGAGAAATGCCACCTGGCCCCCGAGTTGAACCGCCTGGTCCAAAAAAATGCCCTTCGCTGCGGCTTGCAGGTGAAGGTCACCCAGTGTTCCTACATATATAATGAAAAGAAGCTTTGCTACGGGTTCCTCTGCCTTGAGCAACTCGAAATCCTGGGTCCTCTCCAAGATTTAGGGGTTGCTCTCCAAGAATGGAGAGAATATAACAAAAAGCCCACCACAGCACCACTAAAGGGACGCAGACAGCATTATCTCCCTCTTTGGAATAATGAGGATCCCTATGGGGACATGTGGGTGCAGACACCGTTACCACAAGAGGTGTGTGTCGATG AATCCAAATTAATTTCACTTTTTCACTTGGACATGAGCTGGAGGACCAAAACCAACTTCCCACCCTTGCTTGTTAGAATAATGCACAAGGCAAGATTGCGATACTATGGGAAACCTGACACAAAACTAAATGTACCATATCAG GCCTATTTTGAAGTGGCTGATCGTTCTGGTATGATGTCAATGGTTCTTTGGAACTCTTTATGCCCTGAGTGGTATAAGAGTATGAAGATTGGCACAGTGCTGCTCCTTGAACAATATGCTGTTAAAACAAGTTACCCTTTTAAAACACAGCCAGCTCCTGGAGATTTGCATTTGAAGAGGTTCTGCTCAATAG AAATCACTTTGAATGTTCGAGACCCTCCAACTAAAATAACCATCATTCCAGAAAATAAAGTTAAAGCAGATTGGAAGTTACCTGAAGTTAAATATCGGTTTATAACAAG ATCAGAATTAGATAGCTTACCAGATGGTCATTCCTGTGATATTATTGGACTGGTacaatatgtaggaaggactgaACGCACCAGAAAAAGGG ACCATGGGGATGATTTTTGGATCCATCGCTGGGTGCATGTTCTTGATGGGACCTCGGACCAGCCTTTCATATTGGAATTGTTTGCTACCTCTCAGCCAGAGATATTTGAACAAATTCATCCAA tGACATATTTGGTATGTACACAGTTGAGAGTGATACGAGATACTGCTGAGAATGGTTCCTCTACAGTTTATCTGACGACATCTAATGAAAGTCAGATGTTTATTACAG GGTGGCACAAAGGACAGCCATACACAAAAGACAGCAAAGTGAAAAGGTTTATCCAGTGGATTAAAACTCAGAAGGAAGCTTCATGTCAGGAGAAGGCCACTATGGGAGGATATTATCCTTTCCCTCCAGTTCCAGACACATTTTTGAAGTactgtaaaaaaattaaag TTGAATCGATTTTGACAACCATCAATGAAATGGAGAAGGAGATTGAAAGCCTGCACTACAGGGAGCACAAGCGCATTGCTTTTCAGGGGATAATTAGTGCTATAAGATATGTCAGCTGTAGCAGTACATCTCAAGATGCCTCAGGAGGGGAACTAACGCAG ATGGACAGATCAGAATTACAGACTAGTGTGGAAGAAAATGACCCCATTAAAGTGAGAAGTAGAAAGTATCGGCAAGCCAGAGAAGCAACTTCAGTGCAAAAGTCACCGTCCTCTGTGCAGCAGCAACACAGAGAGACCAGAAGAGGTCATGCAAAGAGAAAGATTGCAGATGTGGA GACAAGAAGCACTCCTCTAATACCTTCTCAACGTTCACACTTCACAAGATCAGCAGGCAAGAAAATATT TTTTTGTAGGTTGCATAATCCTTTGCAAGAAAACTCATGTACAAGAAAAGAAAGCCAAGATGTGGAGGAAGCAGCACAGCTACATACAA GTAACAAAAAAACAGCTGATGTGTCTGAAAGAGTTCAGGCAGAGAGGATGTGCCATAATTCCTGGGAAAGCGATCTCTGGGCAGCAGTAAAAGACAATTTAACACAACATTTGAACTACAGCAGCATTTTCCCAGAAAGCTTTCCTTCTAAATTTAATTACATACACAAAGAATTCCTTATGCAACAATGCAATCTTCAGGCAGCCAGATGCAAACCAGCAGACCGTGTTATGAATGGAGAAGTGAATAACTTTGAAAATGCCTGTCCTCTTGAATACTATGAAGTGGCTATTCTCG